A genomic region of Alicyclobacillus sp. SO9 contains the following coding sequences:
- a CDS encoding calcium-translocating P-type ATPase, SERCA-type, which yields MDYQTLLKGVAPVEKNWHSLTPKDCLTLLETTPAGLDPGEVEERRRQYGANQLVEGKKVSLLTVFFNQFRDFMIIVLIVATLISGLLGEYTDAITIIAIIILNGILGFVQEVKAEKSLSALKELTAPLARVRRKGEMVSVPAKELVPGDIVLLEGGDRVPADGRLIDAWGMDVEESSLTGESVPVNKQAHSMVEELSNLGDRTNMVYMGTMVTRGKGEMIVTGTGMTTEMGKIADLMEQSEESLTPLQQRLDQLGKILVWLALAITVLVVIAGVLHGQNIYQMFLAGVSLAVAAIPEGLPAIVTIALALGVQRMIKRNAIVRKLPSVETLGCATVICSDKTGTLTQNRMTVQRVWSDGEWVKVTGSGYNPAGEFLSHDNPVTPLKRPGLRRLIEVSAVCNNAVMHVSQRSEEENWEVDGDPTEGALLVLAKKAGAADLDEEFKRVDEIPFDSERKLMSVLVEHNKEVYLFVKGAPDVLVNRSTKIYSSGREETLSKNLKKKVYDANNQMASQALRNLAFAYRVFPSLEAAKSQADPEQDLVFVGLVGMMDPPREEVFDAIGVSHRAGIRTVMITGDHQETATAIARQLNILPSDGRVMNGSELDNVSDEDLVHLVEETYVYARVSPEHKLRIVRALQQNDEVVAMTGDGVNDAPAIKQADIGISMGNTGTDVAKEASALVLSDDNFATIVAAVEEGRGIYDNIRKFIRYLLASNVGEIITMFVAMLVGLALPLLPIQILWVNLVTDGLPAIALGVDPAEKDIMARRPRNVKEGIFAGGLGLKILSRGVLIGAVTLGIFILTLRLAPGNLAKAQTMAYATLTMSQLILVFDCRSVNGGIFNRNIFENLWLWLAVLSSVALFLVTIYLPGLAKVFSTVQLGPKDWLFVLIAAAIPTFALSLRRAGRKALGSKLSSREA from the coding sequence ATGGATTATCAGACATTGCTTAAAGGGGTGGCTCCAGTGGAGAAGAACTGGCATTCTCTAACTCCCAAAGATTGTTTGACTCTGCTTGAAACCACACCAGCGGGTTTAGACCCAGGAGAGGTTGAAGAGCGCCGACGGCAATATGGTGCAAACCAGCTGGTGGAGGGCAAGAAAGTTTCGTTGTTGACGGTATTTTTTAACCAGTTTCGGGATTTTATGATTATCGTCCTGATTGTTGCCACGCTCATCTCAGGCCTCTTGGGTGAGTATACGGATGCCATCACGATTATTGCCATTATTATTCTCAATGGCATTTTGGGATTCGTGCAGGAGGTCAAAGCTGAGAAATCTCTGTCAGCCTTAAAAGAGCTGACAGCCCCTCTGGCCCGTGTGCGACGAAAGGGCGAGATGGTGTCTGTGCCGGCCAAGGAACTTGTTCCAGGCGACATTGTATTGTTGGAAGGCGGCGACAGGGTGCCAGCGGACGGGCGTCTGATAGACGCTTGGGGTATGGATGTAGAAGAATCGTCCCTTACAGGTGAATCAGTTCCTGTCAACAAGCAAGCCCACTCGATGGTTGAAGAGCTGTCCAATCTCGGTGACAGAACCAATATGGTTTATATGGGGACAATGGTGACGCGAGGCAAGGGTGAAATGATTGTAACGGGTACAGGTATGACAACCGAGATGGGAAAGATTGCAGACTTGATGGAGCAGTCGGAGGAGAGCTTGACTCCGTTGCAACAGAGGCTCGACCAACTGGGTAAAATTTTGGTATGGCTGGCACTGGCCATTACAGTTTTGGTCGTCATTGCAGGCGTTTTGCACGGTCAAAATATCTATCAGATGTTTCTTGCAGGTGTGAGTTTGGCTGTTGCAGCGATACCAGAAGGTCTGCCCGCCATTGTCACGATTGCTCTGGCTCTCGGTGTCCAGCGGATGATTAAGCGCAACGCCATTGTCCGAAAGCTGCCCTCCGTTGAGACGCTGGGATGCGCCACAGTGATTTGTTCAGACAAGACAGGCACCTTGACGCAGAATCGAATGACAGTGCAGCGCGTTTGGTCCGACGGAGAGTGGGTCAAAGTGACAGGTTCCGGTTACAATCCCGCGGGAGAGTTTCTGTCTCATGACAATCCTGTCACGCCCCTCAAACGTCCTGGACTAAGGCGGTTAATAGAAGTCTCCGCAGTTTGCAACAACGCTGTCATGCATGTGTCCCAAAGGTCGGAGGAGGAGAACTGGGAAGTGGACGGGGATCCGACTGAGGGAGCCCTGCTGGTTTTGGCAAAGAAGGCCGGGGCCGCTGATTTGGATGAAGAGTTTAAGCGAGTGGATGAAATTCCCTTTGATTCTGAACGAAAGCTGATGTCTGTGCTGGTGGAGCACAACAAAGAAGTCTATTTGTTTGTCAAAGGTGCTCCGGATGTCCTTGTCAATCGCTCGACAAAAATCTATTCCAGCGGGCGCGAAGAAACACTGTCCAAAAACTTGAAAAAGAAAGTCTACGACGCGAACAACCAGATGGCCTCTCAGGCCCTTCGAAATCTAGCCTTTGCCTATCGGGTGTTTCCGTCACTGGAAGCTGCGAAATCTCAGGCAGACCCGGAACAGGACTTAGTCTTTGTCGGTTTGGTTGGGATGATGGATCCGCCTCGTGAAGAGGTGTTTGATGCCATTGGGGTCAGTCACAGAGCTGGGATTCGGACAGTGATGATTACAGGTGATCACCAGGAGACGGCGACTGCGATTGCTCGGCAATTGAACATCCTTCCCAGCGATGGACGTGTGATGAACGGCAGTGAGTTGGACAATGTGTCTGATGAAGACTTGGTTCACCTTGTGGAAGAAACGTACGTGTATGCCCGTGTTTCGCCCGAACACAAGCTCCGCATCGTGAGGGCGCTGCAACAGAACGATGAAGTGGTAGCCATGACTGGAGACGGTGTAAACGACGCGCCTGCCATTAAACAGGCAGACATTGGTATCTCCATGGGAAACACAGGAACAGACGTGGCGAAAGAAGCTTCCGCACTAGTCTTGTCTGATGACAACTTCGCCACCATTGTAGCTGCGGTTGAGGAAGGGCGGGGAATCTACGACAACATTCGAAAGTTTATTCGTTATCTTCTCGCAAGTAACGTTGGCGAGATTATCACGATGTTTGTAGCGATGCTGGTTGGCTTGGCCTTACCCCTGCTCCCCATACAAATTCTGTGGGTTAACCTTGTTACTGACGGCCTTCCTGCCATCGCGCTGGGGGTAGACCCGGCAGAGAAAGATATCATGGCCCGACGTCCGCGCAATGTGAAGGAAGGTATCTTCGCGGGGGGACTGGGGCTTAAAATTCTGAGCAGAGGGGTTCTCATTGGAGCGGTGACACTCGGTATCTTCATCTTGACGCTGCGTCTTGCTCCAGGCAACTTGGCAAAAGCACAGACGATGGCTTATGCAACCTTAACCATGTCGCAATTGATTCTGGTGTTTGACTGTCGCAGTGTAAACGGCGGCATTTTCAACAGGAATATTTTTGAGAACCTGTGGTTGTGGTTGGCCGTACTGTCGTCGGTGGCACTGTTTCTCGTTACCATCTATTTACCGGGGTTGGCAAAAGTGTTTAGCACGGTGCAGCTTGGGCCAAAGGATTGGCTGTTCGTCCTGATTGCTGCAGCCATTCCGACCTTCGCGTTGTCACTGCGCAGAGCGGGCCGAAAGGCGCTCGGGAGCAAATTGTCATCACGTGAGGCGTAA
- a CDS encoding NFACT family protein — protein MDGLMLSALIQEWQCFVGARVEKIHQPAERDLVITLRSSSIGTTRLMLSAHRNFYRAHQIRGQRPANPEAPPMFCMLTRKHMEGGRIARIQQQGTDRVLEIYVDGYDDLGDPVQTAIILELMGRHSNLMICAVENGQPGRIIDSIVRVTPDMSRVRPILPGTTYTRAPAQAKQTVAELSASKPEETLTHLDWGQTADKLAKQLPKLISGVGPVTAKEALVRARAQGSDGDRDLTSVVNALSSLFSIVKNRREVPCLGMDAFGRLSSYAPFQLTSCEQTETCASLDEAIEEYYRDISIRKRTGALHSELTAKLNEAIDRLHAKRTRLSRELSRGEEHESDRIFGELLTAYAHELGKGKTEVSLPNFYKNNEMETIELNPAKDAIENAQAYFKRARKKKRALSLLVSEEESVEQDIAYLESCLLIAQDASAEDVEQLRAELTDQGFLKPSRKRKKANDKRTEKKKSAEQYRSQDGFAVFVGRNNTQNDEITFRRSQQSDLWFHVKDQPGSHVVVRTSGKDVPETTVHQAATLAAYFSKGRESSNVAVDFTEIRHVWKPNGARPGFALYKDQSTLYVTPDRSVVKSMEQTTEEEASD, from the coding sequence TTGGACGGACTTATGTTAAGTGCTCTCATTCAGGAATGGCAGTGTTTCGTTGGGGCGCGGGTGGAAAAGATCCATCAGCCCGCTGAGAGGGATTTAGTCATAACACTGCGAAGCTCATCCATCGGTACGACAAGACTAATGCTTAGTGCACACCGAAACTTTTACCGAGCCCATCAGATACGGGGCCAGCGACCCGCAAACCCCGAAGCACCGCCGATGTTTTGTATGTTGACAAGGAAACATATGGAAGGCGGGCGCATAGCACGGATTCAACAGCAAGGCACAGACCGAGTGTTGGAGATTTACGTGGACGGCTACGATGATTTAGGCGATCCCGTTCAAACCGCAATCATCCTCGAACTAATGGGCCGCCACAGCAACTTAATGATATGCGCTGTTGAAAACGGTCAGCCCGGACGTATTATTGACAGCATTGTGCGGGTCACACCGGACATGAGCCGTGTTCGGCCGATTCTTCCAGGAACTACATATACAAGAGCTCCTGCACAGGCCAAGCAAACAGTGGCTGAACTGTCTGCGTCAAAACCGGAAGAAACCTTAACTCATCTAGACTGGGGTCAAACCGCAGACAAGCTTGCTAAACAACTGCCAAAGTTGATTTCAGGAGTGGGCCCGGTAACGGCAAAAGAAGCCCTAGTGCGGGCTCGGGCTCAGGGTAGTGATGGAGACCGCGACTTGACTTCAGTTGTCAATGCCCTCTCTTCCCTCTTTTCAATTGTCAAGAACAGACGGGAAGTCCCGTGTCTTGGAATGGACGCTTTTGGACGACTGTCAAGTTATGCACCGTTCCAATTGACTTCATGCGAACAGACGGAAACATGTGCATCGCTGGATGAGGCCATAGAGGAATACTATCGGGACATTTCTATTCGAAAGCGAACAGGAGCACTGCATTCTGAACTCACTGCAAAACTGAATGAGGCCATTGACCGCCTGCACGCCAAGCGGACAAGACTAAGCCGGGAACTAAGCCGCGGTGAAGAACACGAATCGGATAGAATTTTTGGAGAGCTCCTGACAGCCTATGCGCACGAGCTGGGGAAAGGGAAAACCGAAGTATCCCTGCCAAATTTCTATAAAAATAATGAAATGGAGACTATCGAGCTTAACCCTGCCAAAGATGCCATCGAAAACGCACAAGCATACTTTAAACGTGCTCGAAAGAAAAAACGTGCCCTGTCTTTGCTCGTCTCGGAAGAAGAATCTGTAGAGCAGGACATCGCGTATTTGGAAAGCTGCCTCCTGATTGCGCAAGACGCTTCTGCGGAAGACGTAGAGCAACTGCGAGCAGAGTTGACAGACCAAGGTTTTCTTAAGCCGTCGCGAAAGCGAAAGAAAGCTAATGATAAGCGGACCGAAAAAAAGAAGTCAGCAGAACAATACCGGAGTCAAGACGGGTTTGCTGTCTTTGTGGGAAGAAACAACACACAAAACGATGAAATCACGTTTCGTCGCAGCCAACAAAGCGACCTTTGGTTTCACGTCAAGGACCAGCCCGGGTCACATGTGGTTGTCCGTACATCCGGTAAGGATGTCCCCGAAACAACGGTTCACCAGGCTGCCACCTTGGCCGCATATTTCTCAAAAGGACGGGAGTCATCCAACGTTGCTGTCGATTTCACGGAAATCAGACACGTTTGGAAGCCAAACGGAGCGCGCCCTGGATTTGCTTTATATAAGGATCAGTCAACACTCTATGTAACCCCCGACAGAAGCGTCGTCAAAAGCATGGAACAAACGACTGAAGAAGAGGCATCTGACTGA
- the coaBC gene encoding bifunctional phosphopantothenoylcysteine decarboxylase/phosphopantothenate--cysteine ligase CoaBC — MARILVGVGGGIAAYKAASLCSLLMKAQHEVQVLMTENATKFITPLTLQSLTRKPVVVDTFNEPNPTEIAHIALADKADLYVIAPATANLIGKLAAGIADDMVSTTALAVTSPLLIAPAMNVHMFEHPAVQQNLATLRHNGALIINPGSGPLACGYTGKGRLAEPEDILQVITAVLNQKTDMAGVHLVVTAGPTIEDIDPVRYLSNNSSGKMGYALAEAGKQRGARVTLISGPTNLPDVSGIEMIRVRSTQDMYDAVDKVVDTADIYISAAAPVDFRPVVRHHQKLKKGAGVTHLELEQTTDILLSVAGRKQPSQTFVGFAAETSDVLQYGMAKLERKNLDMVVVNDILAPGAGFAGDTNVVTILMRGREPIALPVLNKFEVANRILDQIQVVRHEQTGGMDCD; from the coding sequence ATGGCTCGAATTTTGGTTGGAGTCGGGGGCGGCATCGCCGCCTACAAAGCTGCCTCACTTTGCAGCTTGCTGATGAAGGCTCAGCACGAAGTACAAGTGCTGATGACAGAAAACGCAACGAAATTTATCACGCCGCTAACACTGCAGTCGCTCACGCGCAAACCCGTCGTAGTGGATACATTCAACGAACCGAATCCCACTGAAATTGCACATATTGCCCTGGCGGACAAGGCTGATTTGTATGTGATTGCTCCTGCGACAGCCAATCTCATTGGGAAGCTTGCGGCTGGCATTGCTGATGACATGGTGAGTACTACTGCTCTGGCCGTCACGTCTCCACTGCTCATTGCTCCGGCTATGAACGTTCACATGTTTGAGCACCCTGCGGTTCAACAGAATTTGGCTACCCTTCGGCACAACGGAGCTCTGATTATCAATCCGGGTTCCGGTCCCTTAGCATGCGGATATACCGGCAAAGGCAGACTGGCAGAGCCTGAGGATATCCTGCAAGTGATTACCGCTGTCCTGAACCAAAAGACTGACATGGCTGGGGTACACCTTGTGGTTACCGCTGGACCGACGATTGAAGACATCGATCCCGTTCGTTACCTCAGCAACAATTCCTCCGGAAAAATGGGTTATGCACTGGCCGAGGCTGGAAAACAACGGGGTGCACGAGTGACGTTGATATCAGGACCTACAAATTTACCAGACGTTAGCGGCATCGAGATGATACGCGTGCGGTCCACACAGGATATGTATGATGCAGTAGACAAGGTGGTGGATACAGCCGACATTTATATCAGTGCTGCCGCACCAGTAGATTTTCGCCCTGTGGTAAGACATCATCAAAAGTTGAAGAAAGGTGCCGGTGTCACGCACTTGGAGTTGGAACAGACCACAGATATTCTTCTGTCTGTTGCGGGTCGTAAGCAACCGAGTCAAACATTTGTCGGCTTTGCAGCGGAAACAAGCGATGTCCTGCAGTACGGCATGGCCAAACTCGAACGTAAGAACCTGGACATGGTGGTCGTGAACGACATTCTGGCACCCGGTGCAGGCTTTGCCGGAGACACCAATGTGGTTACTATTCTCATGCGAGGACGGGAGCCAATCGCACTGCCTGTTCTCAACAAGTTTGAGGTAGCAAACAGGATTTTGGACCAAATCCAGGTAGTTCGTCACGAACAGACAGGCGGAATGGATTGTGACTAG
- a CDS encoding DUF2254 family protein: MGENQGNVTKNEGGLRRLNASWSFHAILAVLIIILAFSHPPMLFYGDTDTARNYLNTIVSSLSTILALCISVILVAIQLAASNYTHRVLDFYIRLPYNASLFLLYLVTILHSFYLMAKIRDPVREPLQVALRQEMSADLVLVMICFISLLLYMYAVVTLLKPDRIIHLIYRDYHIASRRKHWQKAQANVEQLCDIAKRAASVSDSVTGTLCMRVMLDIGKDLPLPENEQDKLLRVHQNLIDQWIEMVGVCAKEKETGLMKTVLDGLYEQGQYYIQKEFWTAAVVVIRAYRHIVFSHLLEEGQYYYVETVAVRLYALADEATAYGERGQLFTLRTWKVICAIGEHIFASSPETEVTFLQGFLLSRHVFTTLNELPEDLRIEGLSLYFQLWKAFAVSAQMREAARFATWWKEQFHGRRVFHQGQQLALQLCRHLGREEIEKTLCHVWELEEIELQPLPEFNKFRLALFDGWPKDTFAKG; encoded by the coding sequence ATGGGGGAAAATCAGGGGAATGTAACGAAAAATGAGGGTGGCCTTCGCCGCTTGAACGCTTCCTGGAGCTTTCACGCAATTTTGGCAGTCCTCATCATCATTTTGGCATTTTCTCATCCGCCCATGTTATTTTACGGGGATACCGACACGGCGAGAAACTACCTCAATACTATTGTTTCCTCGCTGTCCACTATCCTGGCCCTGTGTATTTCCGTGATTCTTGTGGCTATTCAATTGGCCGCAAGTAACTATACTCATCGGGTGCTGGATTTTTACATTCGACTCCCCTACAATGCGTCATTGTTTTTGCTGTACTTAGTGACCATCTTACATAGTTTCTATTTAATGGCTAAGATTCGCGATCCCGTTCGAGAACCGCTTCAAGTCGCTCTTCGTCAAGAAATGAGTGCAGACCTGGTCCTTGTCATGATTTGCTTCATCAGCCTTTTGCTATACATGTACGCGGTAGTGACGCTGTTGAAACCTGACAGAATCATCCACTTGATTTATCGGGATTACCACATTGCATCCCGACGAAAACACTGGCAAAAAGCACAAGCAAATGTGGAGCAACTGTGCGACATTGCCAAACGAGCCGCTTCTGTCAGCGACTCCGTAACAGGTACACTGTGCATGAGAGTCATGCTGGATATTGGGAAAGACTTGCCGCTGCCGGAAAATGAGCAGGACAAACTGCTGAGAGTGCATCAAAACCTGATTGATCAATGGATTGAAATGGTGGGTGTTTGCGCCAAGGAAAAAGAAACTGGACTCATGAAAACTGTTTTGGACGGCTTGTATGAGCAGGGACAGTACTACATTCAAAAAGAGTTCTGGACGGCTGCAGTGGTGGTCATTCGTGCCTACCGCCACATTGTATTCAGTCACTTGTTGGAGGAGGGGCAGTACTACTATGTGGAGACTGTCGCCGTGAGGTTGTATGCTCTAGCAGATGAAGCGACGGCATACGGAGAGCGGGGGCAACTGTTTACGCTTCGGACTTGGAAGGTGATTTGTGCTATTGGTGAGCATATTTTTGCAAGTTCTCCTGAAACCGAGGTGACGTTTCTTCAAGGGTTTTTGCTGTCGAGACACGTTTTTACCACTTTGAACGAACTTCCAGAAGACTTGCGGATTGAAGGGCTGTCCCTTTATTTTCAATTGTGGAAGGCTTTCGCAGTCAGCGCGCAAATGCGTGAAGCTGCACGCTTTGCAACTTGGTGGAAAGAACAGTTTCACGGAAGGCGCGTGTTCCATCAAGGACAACAACTGGCCCTGCAGCTCTGCAGGCACCTGGGACGCGAGGAGATTGAAAAAACGCTTTGTCATGTCTGGGAACTCGAAGAGATTGAACTTCAGCCGCTGCCGGAATTTAATAAATTCCGGCTTGCGTTATTTGACGGTTGGCCAAAGGATACATTCGCCAAGGGATAA
- a CDS encoding YicC/YloC family endoribonuclease: MAVKSMTGYGQASVKEGNVAVSVEIRAVNHRFFECVVRAPRDLMMVEEAVRQQVKASFARGRMDVYISLDETSAAGTLSVNSGLLDQLKAAAEEIQAQISDIGPATVVDWLQYPGVITPVVSSVQSETLSAVTLRAVADAVGQLLAMRIREGQRLAEDMKEKVRNAQELTNSIEKRAPIVLKAWEQRLRAKLEEVVARTDESRVMTEVVLMADRMTIDEELTRLRSHITEFHASLQSSSAIGRRLDFIIQEMNREVNTIASKSQDVEIAQTTVNLKAIIEQLREQVQNIE, encoded by the coding sequence ATGGCTGTAAAAAGTATGACTGGGTATGGACAAGCTTCTGTTAAGGAAGGCAATGTTGCGGTTTCCGTCGAGATTCGTGCTGTCAATCACCGTTTTTTTGAATGCGTTGTTCGTGCACCAAGAGATTTGATGATGGTCGAAGAGGCGGTTCGACAGCAGGTGAAAGCCAGTTTTGCCAGAGGTCGTATGGATGTGTATATCTCTTTAGACGAAACGTCGGCAGCAGGGACACTGTCGGTCAACTCAGGACTGCTGGACCAACTGAAGGCGGCAGCAGAAGAAATACAGGCTCAGATTTCAGATATTGGGCCAGCCACTGTGGTAGACTGGCTGCAGTACCCTGGCGTCATTACACCAGTTGTCAGTTCCGTTCAGAGTGAGACATTGTCCGCCGTAACCCTGCGTGCTGTGGCAGACGCGGTCGGCCAATTACTTGCGATGAGGATCCGCGAGGGACAGAGATTAGCAGAGGATATGAAGGAAAAAGTCAGAAACGCACAGGAGCTAACGAACTCTATTGAAAAGCGTGCTCCAATTGTTCTAAAGGCGTGGGAACAACGTTTGCGTGCCAAGTTAGAGGAAGTCGTAGCTCGAACGGATGAGAGTCGAGTGATGACAGAAGTCGTCCTAATGGCAGACAGAATGACAATTGATGAAGAGTTGACGCGACTTCGCAGCCATATTACGGAGTTTCATGCGTCATTGCAGTCTAGCTCAGCCATCGGACGAAGATTGGATTTTATCATTCAGGAAATGAATAGAGAAGTAAATACCATTGCCTCAAAGTCCCAGGACGTAGAAATTGCTCAGACCACGGTGAATCTGAAGGCAATCATTGAACAATTGCGGGAGCAGGTGCAAAATATTGAGTAG
- the gmk gene encoding guanylate kinase → MTRSRSGILFVLSGPSGAGKGTVCGALMQRTPELSLSISATTRAPRPGEEHGENYFFTSRSEFEEKIANNQLLEWAEVYGNYYGTPRDFVEQKLAQGQDVLLEIDIQGAMQVKHHYPTGVFLFLVPPSATELKARILGRGTESEESFRKRFGAARQELQMMREYNYVVVNDVVEAACQRIEAVIEAEHLSVKRNLDLLLDW, encoded by the coding sequence TTGACACGTTCGCGATCCGGGATATTATTTGTTCTCAGTGGGCCCTCCGGAGCCGGGAAAGGTACGGTATGCGGCGCATTGATGCAAAGAACACCGGAACTCTCTCTCTCCATTTCAGCGACAACCAGAGCTCCGCGACCCGGAGAAGAGCACGGTGAAAATTATTTCTTTACATCGCGGAGTGAGTTTGAAGAGAAGATAGCGAACAATCAATTGCTTGAGTGGGCAGAGGTATACGGGAACTACTACGGGACGCCCAGGGATTTTGTGGAACAGAAGCTTGCTCAAGGACAGGACGTGCTCCTGGAAATCGATATTCAGGGAGCCATGCAAGTAAAACACCACTATCCAACGGGAGTGTTTCTGTTTCTCGTCCCTCCATCAGCCACTGAACTGAAAGCTCGCATCTTGGGGCGAGGAACCGAGTCTGAAGAATCTTTTCGCAAACGCTTTGGAGCTGCCAGACAGGAACTGCAGATGATGCGCGAGTACAACTACGTTGTGGTTAACGATGTCGTGGAGGCAGCGTGCCAGCGTATCGAAGCCGTCATCGAGGCGGAACACCTGAGCGTCAAACGAAACCTGGATCTATTGCTGGACTGGTGA
- the remA gene encoding extracellular matrix/biofilm regulator RemA, which translates to MPIKLINIGFGNIVSANRIISIVSPESAPIKRIIQEARDRSMLIDATYGRRTRAVIVTDSDHVILSAVQPETVAHRLNTKDQLIDEEE; encoded by the coding sequence ATGCCTATCAAGCTCATTAACATCGGCTTTGGCAATATCGTTTCGGCAAATCGGATAATTTCCATAGTGAGTCCTGAATCTGCACCAATCAAACGAATCATTCAGGAAGCAAGGGACAGAAGCATGTTGATTGACGCAACCTATGGACGCCGAACAAGAGCGGTTATTGTTACCGATTCCGATCACGTAATTCTGTCCGCGGTACAGCCAGAAACAGTGGCTCACCGTCTAAATACGAAAGACCAACTTATTGACGAAGAGGAATGA
- the rpoZ gene encoding DNA-directed RNA polymerase subunit omega, whose amino-acid sequence MLYPSIDELVKLVDSKYTLVVTASKRARQLQEETMDQPGASATKNVSRALWEIYSGSITYVRTHEGIK is encoded by the coding sequence GTGTTATACCCGTCAATTGATGAGCTGGTGAAGCTGGTTGACAGCAAGTACACGCTTGTTGTAACAGCGTCCAAAAGAGCTCGACAGCTGCAAGAAGAGACCATGGACCAACCAGGTGCATCGGCTACGAAAAACGTCAGTCGTGCCCTGTGGGAAATCTACAGTGGAAGCATCACTTATGTGCGAACGCACGAAGGCATTAAATAA